The sequence CCCGCCATTAACTTAGCAAGTGGAGAGGCAACGCCAACAAAAGTAGAACTCATGGCAATTACTCGCCCTTGCAAATCTGCTTCAACTTTTGTCAGAATGATTCCTTGTTTCGCACTGCCCATGATTGGAAAATTGATGGAGGAGAGAAATTGAGACGGAAACCAAATGAAGACACTTTGTCCGATCCCAAATAGGGTTTTTGCAACGCCAGCACCCATCATCCCACCTAAAAACCAATTGATTTTGCGCCCTTTCATTCGCCAAACACTAACCATGATCGAACCCAAAATTCCACCGATTCCTGCAGCAGCACTGATTATCCCTAAAACTTGGGCATCATTACCAGTCCGCGCCAAAATCATCGGTGAGTAGAGGGCTTTACCGATATCGTGGGAAAATTGGAAAAGGGTGGCAATGAGCACTAAAGTGAGTAAACTAGGACGGGTGAGAAGATAGTCAAAAGCGAATTTAATCTCTTGCCAAAGGGATGGGCGAGATTTGTGCTTTTTAGCTTTGACAATAGTGCTTGGATTCGGAATCGCAACGAAAAGAACCATTGTCAGCGCGATCGCGAAAGTAATTAAATCAACGCATAAAATTCCCAACAAATCAACAATAGGATATAAAGCACCCGCAACCGCTGGGGCAATAATCACCGAACCATAATGCAACACTGATCCCATGCCACTTGCCCGAGTATAACCCTCTTGGGGGACGAGCATGGTAATCGAAGCCGTGTAAGCCAGTTTTTGTAAACGGGAAAATGCCCCATTTAGTGCGCCTGTTGCATACAAATGCCAAAGGGCTAAATTTCCAGTTAAATAGAGCAACAATATGATGATGGTTGATAAACCCGCCACCGTATCTCCCACCAGCATCAACGTTTTACGAGAAAATCGATCCGCGATCGCGCCAGCAAGAGGTGAAATCACTAAAGCAGGCAGTTCTGTAAACACTGCCAACAGCGCGATCGGTGTAGCTTCTCCAGTTAAGTTCCATAACCAAATCGTTAAAGCGAACCGAGTCATGTAACTCCCAATGGTGGAAGCCATTTGACCACTCCAGATGATGATAAACGTGCGCCAGTTGTTCGGGGGGGTTGAAAACTGCATCCTTTATTGATAAATCTTTTAACTTAAAATAAGGCTTCTTGTTGAGACTATCAGTTATTTTTGACAGACTTATGCAATAAAACCGTAAAGCTGGTTTGGATTCAAGAGTAAAAATGAGTTAATGAATTGTCACAAGCCTAGAATAAATCAGTATTTAAGCAAAGGCAATCCAAAATAGTAAAGAAATTTACTCAATTAGTGATTGTCAAGTATAGATGTTAATGATAATATCATCAAACGTATTTGAAATTAACTTGCAATTATTTATCCCTTGATCAGCAGGAGTAAAATTAATCATGGTTGACGTGAGTCTAACGGGATCGCCAACGCTTCTCATTGAAACAGAACAAACCTCAACAACA comes from Halothece sp. PCC 7418 and encodes:
- a CDS encoding MFS transporter yields the protein MQFSTPPNNWRTFIIIWSGQMASTIGSYMTRFALTIWLWNLTGEATPIALLAVFTELPALVISPLAGAIADRFSRKTLMLVGDTVAGLSTIIILLLYLTGNLALWHLYATGALNGAFSRLQKLAYTASITMLVPQEGYTRASGMGSVLHYGSVIIAPAVAGALYPIVDLLGILCVDLITFAIALTMVLFVAIPNPSTIVKAKKHKSRPSLWQEIKFAFDYLLTRPSLLTLVLIATLFQFSHDIGKALYSPMILARTGNDAQVLGIISAAAGIGGILGSIMVSVWRMKGRKINWFLGGMMGAGVAKTLFGIGQSVFIWFPSQFLSSINFPIMGSAKQGIILTKVEADLQGRVIAMSSTFVGVASPLAKLMAGPLADQVFTPAMAEGGLLTGVFGRLFGVGEGSGIALLYTLSSIGLIAVGVLGYRLSH